In the Larus michahellis chromosome 6, bLarMic1.1, whole genome shotgun sequence genome, one interval contains:
- the ZP4 gene encoding zona pellucida sperm-binding protein 4 isoform X1, whose product MGVAGQSRAAFGAVLFWGFLGPLVWVVGAQGSVFSDPTLLVCGQESLQFTLPPGWEGNASFVLTTWDTKGEAHVLQNDSECGLLVSGTPDGSRKVLVSYTGCYVFEWDGNYLMLVGLEGTDDAGQKVLHEEKLLRCPVDLPALDAPSSGVCSAVLSQDRLLCASLPISQGDCEERGCCYDPRDRVKPCYFGNTVTAHCTPGGQFSIAVSRDVTLPPIILDSVQLVSGHSTDCVPVMKNNVFVVYRFPLSACGTTFQVTGDQAIYENELVASRDVKTGSLGSVTRDSTFRLHVRCSYSTGSFLPLSVQVFTLPPLPAVSQPGPLSLELRVASDGSYTSYYTDSDYPVVKTLRDPVYAEVKVLQRTDPDLVLVLHHCWATPSINPQQQLQWPVLVDGCPYAGDNYQTQLVPLSLASGLLFPSHYQRFTLYTFTFVESTSQEMLSGLVYLHCSASVCHRSVQESCTTTCPARARGKRSAEHPHKDGASHVSSKGPVIFLQDELSWDTAKDGLGAAVPAAATWVLGFAAVATGASLCVVVVAAVLWRRKVPVTHEINVLQ is encoded by the exons ATGGGTGTTGCAGGGCAGTCTAGGGCTGCATTTGGAGCTGTGCTCTTCTGGGGCTTTCTTGGTCCCCTTGTTTGGGTTGTGGGGGCTCAGGGTAGTGTTTTTTCTGATCCCACCCTGCTGgtttgtggccaagaaagcctgCAGTTCACCTTAcctccaggctgggaagggaacgCTTCCTTTGTGCTGACTACTTGGG ATACCAAGGGGGAGGCACACGTTCTGCAGAATGACTCTGAGTGTGGGCTCTTGGTATCTGGGACTCCAGATGGCTCCAGGAAAGTATTGGTCTCCTATACTGGCTGTTATGTCTTTGAATGG GATGGCAATTACCTCATGCTGGTTGGGCTTGAAGGAACAGACGATGCTGGACAAAAGGTTCTTCATGAAGAGAAGCTGCTCAGGTGCCCTGTGGACCTTCCTG CCCTGGATGCTCCAAGCAGTGGTGTCTGTTCTGCTGTCCTCAGCCAAGACCGGCTGCTGTGTGCCTCCTTGCCTATCAGCCAGGGAGACTGTGAAGAGCGAGGCTGCTGCTATGACCCTAGGGACAGGGTGAAGCCTTGTTACTTTGGTAACACAG tgaCAGCTCATTGCACACCAGGTGGCCAGTTTTCCATTGCTGTCTCTAGGGATGTGACCCTGCCACCCATCATCCTGGACTCTGTGCAGCTGGTTAGTGGACACAGTACTGACTGTGTCCCTGTCATGAAAAACAATGTCTTTGTTGTGTACCGGTTCCCGCTCTCTGCCTGTGGCACCACTTTTCAG GTGACTGGAGACCAGGCCATATATGAGAATGAGTTGGTGGCATCCAGGGATGTGAAGACTGGGAGCCTTGGCTCTGTCACTAGGGATAGCACTTTCAG GTTACATGTCCGCTGTAGTTACTCCACTGGGAGCTTCCTTCCCTTGAGTGTTCAGGTCTTCACGTTGCCACCGCTCCCTGCTGTGTCCCAGCCAGGACCGCTGTCCTTGGAGCTGCGTGTTGCCTCAG ATGGAAGCTATACTTCCTACTATACTGACAGTGACTATCCTGTTGTGAAGACTCTGAGAGACCCTGTTTATGCAGAAGTCAAGGTCCTACAGAGAACAGACCCAGACCTGGTTTTGGTCCTGCACCACTGCTGGGCCACACCAAGTATCAACCCCCAGCAACAGCTGCAGTGGCCTGTTTTGGTGGATGG GTGCCCTTATGCAGGGGACAACTATCAGACACAGCTGGTGCCTCTGAGTCTTGCCTCAGGACTACTGTTCCCCTCTCACTACCAGCGTTTCACCCTCTACACATTCACCTTCGTGGAGTCCACTTCCCAAGAGATGCTTTCTGGGCTG GTGTACCTGCATTGCAGTGCTTCAGTGTGCCACCGGTCTGTACAGGAGTCCTGCACCACCACTTGTCCTGCTAGAGCCA GGGGTAAAAGGAGTGCCGAGCATCCTCATAAGGATGGTGCCTCCCATGTCTCCAGCAAAGGCCCTGTGATTTTCCTTCAGGATGAGCTGAGTTGGGACACAGCAAAGGATGGCCTTG GAGCAGCTGTGCCTGCTGCAGCCACCTGGGTTCTGGGGTTTGCTGCTGTGGCAACTGGGGCATCTCTGTGTGTGGTGGTTGTGGCTGCTGTGCTGTGGCGAAGGAAGGTGCCTGTAACACATGAAATCAATGTATTGCAATAA
- the ZP4 gene encoding zona pellucida sperm-binding protein 4 isoform X2 — MGVAGQSRAAFGAVLFWGFLGPLVWVVGAQGSVFSDPTLLVCGQESLQFTLPPGWEGNASFVLTTWDTKGEAHVLQNDSECGLLVSGTPDGSRKVLVSYTGCYVFEWDGNYLMLVGLEGTDDAGQKVLHEEKLLRCPVDLPALDAPSSGVCSAVLSQDRLLCASLPISQGDCEERGCCYDPRDRVKPCYFGNTVTAHCTPGGQFSIAVSRDVTLPPIILDSVQLVSGHSTDCVPVMKNNVFVVYRFPLSACGTTFQVTGDQAIYENELVASRDVKTGSLGSVTRDSTFRLHVRCSYSTGSFLPLSVQVFTLPPLPAVSQPGPLSLELRVASDGSYTSYYTDSDYPVVKTLRDPVYAEVKVLQRTDPDLVLVLHHCWATPSINPQQQLQWPVLVDGCPYAGDNYQTQLVPLSLASGLLFPSHYQRFTLYTFTFVESTSQEMLSGLVYLHCSASVCHRSVQESCTTTCPARAR, encoded by the exons ATGGGTGTTGCAGGGCAGTCTAGGGCTGCATTTGGAGCTGTGCTCTTCTGGGGCTTTCTTGGTCCCCTTGTTTGGGTTGTGGGGGCTCAGGGTAGTGTTTTTTCTGATCCCACCCTGCTGgtttgtggccaagaaagcctgCAGTTCACCTTAcctccaggctgggaagggaacgCTTCCTTTGTGCTGACTACTTGGG ATACCAAGGGGGAGGCACACGTTCTGCAGAATGACTCTGAGTGTGGGCTCTTGGTATCTGGGACTCCAGATGGCTCCAGGAAAGTATTGGTCTCCTATACTGGCTGTTATGTCTTTGAATGG GATGGCAATTACCTCATGCTGGTTGGGCTTGAAGGAACAGACGATGCTGGACAAAAGGTTCTTCATGAAGAGAAGCTGCTCAGGTGCCCTGTGGACCTTCCTG CCCTGGATGCTCCAAGCAGTGGTGTCTGTTCTGCTGTCCTCAGCCAAGACCGGCTGCTGTGTGCCTCCTTGCCTATCAGCCAGGGAGACTGTGAAGAGCGAGGCTGCTGCTATGACCCTAGGGACAGGGTGAAGCCTTGTTACTTTGGTAACACAG tgaCAGCTCATTGCACACCAGGTGGCCAGTTTTCCATTGCTGTCTCTAGGGATGTGACCCTGCCACCCATCATCCTGGACTCTGTGCAGCTGGTTAGTGGACACAGTACTGACTGTGTCCCTGTCATGAAAAACAATGTCTTTGTTGTGTACCGGTTCCCGCTCTCTGCCTGTGGCACCACTTTTCAG GTGACTGGAGACCAGGCCATATATGAGAATGAGTTGGTGGCATCCAGGGATGTGAAGACTGGGAGCCTTGGCTCTGTCACTAGGGATAGCACTTTCAG GTTACATGTCCGCTGTAGTTACTCCACTGGGAGCTTCCTTCCCTTGAGTGTTCAGGTCTTCACGTTGCCACCGCTCCCTGCTGTGTCCCAGCCAGGACCGCTGTCCTTGGAGCTGCGTGTTGCCTCAG ATGGAAGCTATACTTCCTACTATACTGACAGTGACTATCCTGTTGTGAAGACTCTGAGAGACCCTGTTTATGCAGAAGTCAAGGTCCTACAGAGAACAGACCCAGACCTGGTTTTGGTCCTGCACCACTGCTGGGCCACACCAAGTATCAACCCCCAGCAACAGCTGCAGTGGCCTGTTTTGGTGGATGG GTGCCCTTATGCAGGGGACAACTATCAGACACAGCTGGTGCCTCTGAGTCTTGCCTCAGGACTACTGTTCCCCTCTCACTACCAGCGTTTCACCCTCTACACATTCACCTTCGTGGAGTCCACTTCCCAAGAGATGCTTTCTGGGCTG GTGTACCTGCATTGCAGTGCTTCAGTGTGCCACCGGTCTGTACAGGAGTCCTGCACCACCACTTGTCCTGCTAGAGCCA GATGA
- the LOC141744899 gene encoding cytochrome P450 2C9-like isoform X1, translated as MELLGAATVVLLVCIACLLSITAWRGRSGKGKMPPGPAPLPILGNLLQVKPKDLATTLQKLSEEYGPVFTVHLGSDPVVVLHGHDVVKEALVDRADEFAARGHMPIGDRANNGLGIIFSNNQEWLQVRRFALSTLRNFGMGKRSIEERIQEESEHLLEEINKTKGTPFDPTFTLSCAVSNIICSIVFGRRYDYKDKKFLALMNNMNNIFEMSNSYWGQLYQMFSNILDYLPGPHNKIFTEFDALKAFVAEEVKIHQATLDPSSPQDFIDCFLTKMQEEKEHPNSSFHMKNLITSTFDLFIAGTETTSTTVRYGLLLLLKYPKIQEKVQEEIDRVVGRSRKPCVADRTQMPYTDAVVHEIQRFISLVPLSVPRAVTKDLCFREYVIPKGTTIFPVLTSVLHDSKEFPNPNEFNPGHFLNENGTFRKSEFFMPFSAGKRICPGESLARMEIFLLMAIILQNFTLKPVVDPQELSITPTLSGTTNVPPAYQLCAVPR; from the exons ATGGagctcctgggagcagccacTGTTGTCCTCCTGGTTTGCATTGCTTGCCTGCTCTCCATCACAGCATGGAGAGGGAGGTCTGGAAAGGGGAAGATGCCTCCGGGaccagctccccttcccatcctAGGTAACTTGCTGCAGGTGAAACCAAAGGACTTGGCCACAACCCTCCAGAAG CTCAGTGAAGAGTATGGACCAGTGTTCACAGTGCACCTGGGCTCTGACCCAGTGGTGGTGCTGCACGGACATGATGTGGTGAAAGAAGCCTTGGTTGATCGCGCGGACGAGTTTGCTGCCAGAGGACACATGCCAATAGGAGACAGGGCGAACAACGGATTAG ggatTATTTTTAGCAACAACCAGGAGTGGTTACAAGTCCGTCGGTTTGCTCTCAGCACTCTGCGCAACTTTGgaatggggaagaggagcatTGAAGAGAGGATCCAGGAGGAATCTGAGCACTTGCTAGAAGAGATCAACAAAACAAAGG GAACGCCTTTTGACCCAACCTTCACgctgagctgtgctgtctccAACATCATATGCTCCATTGTCTTTGGGAGACGATATGACTATAAAGACAAGAAGTTCCTGGCCCTGATGAATAACATGAACAACATCTTTGAGATGTCGAACTCCTACTGGGGACAG ctctaCCAGATGTTCTCAAATATCCTGGATTACTTGCCTGGCCCACAcaacaaaatattcacagaatttgATGCTCTAAAAGCCTTTGTGGCAGAGGAGGTGAAGATACACCAAGCCACCCTAGATCCCAGCTCCCCTCAGGATTTCATTGATTGCTTCCTCACCAAAATGCAGGAG GAGAAAGAGCACCCCAATTCCAGTTTCCACATGAAGAACCTGATAACCAGCACCTTCGACTTGTTCATTGCCGGGACTGAGACAACTAGCACGACTGTAAGATATGGGCTTCTGCTTCTTCTCAAATACCCGAAGATACAAG AGAAAGTTCAAGAAGAGATTGACCGGGTAGTAGGACGATCACGAAAACCTTGCGTGGCTGACCGGACCCAGATGCCCTACACAGATGCGGTGGTCCATGAAATCCAGCGCTTCATCTCCCTCGTCCCCCTGAGTGTCCCTCGCGCTGTGACCAAAGACCTCTGCTTCAGAGAGTATGTCATTCCCAAG GGCACCACAATCTTTCCTGTCCTCACTTCTGTCCTCCACGACAGTAAAGAGTTTCCAAACCCAAATGAGTTCAACCCTGGACACTTCTTGAACGAGAACGGCACCTTTAGGAAGAGCGAGTTCTTCATGCCCTTCTCAGCAG GGAAGCGAATATGCCCCGGAGAGAGCCTGGCACGCATGGAGATATTCCTACTCATGGCCATCATCTTGCAGAACTTTACCTTGAAGCCTGTCGTTGACCCCCAGGAACTCAGCATAACCCCAACACTGAGTGGGACAACCAACGTACCTCCTGCCTaccagctctgtgctgtcccccgctaa
- the LOC141744899 gene encoding cytochrome P450 2C8-like isoform X2, translating to MPIGDRANNGLGIIFSNNQEWLQVRRFALSTLRNFGMGKRSIEERIQEESEHLLEEINKTKGTPFDPTFTLSCAVSNIICSIVFGRRYDYKDKKFLALMNNMNNIFEMSNSYWGQLYQMFSNILDYLPGPHNKIFTEFDALKAFVAEEVKIHQATLDPSSPQDFIDCFLTKMQEEKEHPNSSFHMKNLITSTFDLFIAGTETTSTTVRYGLLLLLKYPKIQEKVQEEIDRVVGRSRKPCVADRTQMPYTDAVVHEIQRFISLVPLSVPRAVTKDLCFREYVIPKGTTIFPVLTSVLHDSKEFPNPNEFNPGHFLNENGTFRKSEFFMPFSAGKRICPGESLARMEIFLLMAIILQNFTLKPVVDPQELSITPTLSGTTNVPPAYQLCAVPR from the exons ATGCCAATAGGAGACAGGGCGAACAACGGATTAG ggatTATTTTTAGCAACAACCAGGAGTGGTTACAAGTCCGTCGGTTTGCTCTCAGCACTCTGCGCAACTTTGgaatggggaagaggagcatTGAAGAGAGGATCCAGGAGGAATCTGAGCACTTGCTAGAAGAGATCAACAAAACAAAGG GAACGCCTTTTGACCCAACCTTCACgctgagctgtgctgtctccAACATCATATGCTCCATTGTCTTTGGGAGACGATATGACTATAAAGACAAGAAGTTCCTGGCCCTGATGAATAACATGAACAACATCTTTGAGATGTCGAACTCCTACTGGGGACAG ctctaCCAGATGTTCTCAAATATCCTGGATTACTTGCCTGGCCCACAcaacaaaatattcacagaatttgATGCTCTAAAAGCCTTTGTGGCAGAGGAGGTGAAGATACACCAAGCCACCCTAGATCCCAGCTCCCCTCAGGATTTCATTGATTGCTTCCTCACCAAAATGCAGGAG GAGAAAGAGCACCCCAATTCCAGTTTCCACATGAAGAACCTGATAACCAGCACCTTCGACTTGTTCATTGCCGGGACTGAGACAACTAGCACGACTGTAAGATATGGGCTTCTGCTTCTTCTCAAATACCCGAAGATACAAG AGAAAGTTCAAGAAGAGATTGACCGGGTAGTAGGACGATCACGAAAACCTTGCGTGGCTGACCGGACCCAGATGCCCTACACAGATGCGGTGGTCCATGAAATCCAGCGCTTCATCTCCCTCGTCCCCCTGAGTGTCCCTCGCGCTGTGACCAAAGACCTCTGCTTCAGAGAGTATGTCATTCCCAAG GGCACCACAATCTTTCCTGTCCTCACTTCTGTCCTCCACGACAGTAAAGAGTTTCCAAACCCAAATGAGTTCAACCCTGGACACTTCTTGAACGAGAACGGCACCTTTAGGAAGAGCGAGTTCTTCATGCCCTTCTCAGCAG GGAAGCGAATATGCCCCGGAGAGAGCCTGGCACGCATGGAGATATTCCTACTCATGGCCATCATCTTGCAGAACTTTACCTTGAAGCCTGTCGTTGACCCCCAGGAACTCAGCATAACCCCAACACTGAGTGGGACAACCAACGTACCTCCTGCCTaccagctctgtgctgtcccccgctaa
- the LOC141744900 gene encoding zona pellucida sperm-binding protein 4-like isoform X5, whose protein sequence is MGVAGQSRAAFGAVLFWGFLGPLVWVVGAQGSVFSDPTLLVCGQESLQFTLPPGWEGNASFVLTTWDTEGEAHVLQNDSECGLLVSGTPDGSRKVLVSYTGCYVFEWDGNYLMLVGLEGTDDAGQKVLHEEKLLRCPVDLPALDAPSSGVCSAVLSQDRLLCASLPISQGDCEERGCCYDPRDRVKPCYFGNTDG, encoded by the exons ATGGGTGTTGCAGGGCAGTCTAGGGCTGCATTTGGAGCTGTGCTCTTCTGGGGCTTTCTTGGTCCCCTTGTTTGGGTTGTGGGGGCTCAGGGTAGTGTTTTTTCTGATCCCACCCTGCTGgtttgtggccaagaaagcctgCAGTTCACCTTAcctccaggctgggaagggaacgCTTCCTTTGTGCTGACTACTTGGG ATACCGAGGGGGAGGCACACGTTCTGCAGAATGACTCTGAGTGTGGGCTCTTGGTATCTGGGACTCCAGATGGCTCCAGGAAAGTATTGGTCTCCTATACTGGCTGTTATGTCTTTGAATGG GATGGCAATTACCTCATGCTGGTTGGGCTTGAAGGAACAGACGATGCTGGACAAAAGGTTCTTCATGAAGAGAAGCTGCTCAGGTGCCCTGTGGACCTTCCTG CCCTGGATGCTCCAAGCAGTGGTGTCTGTTCTGCTGTCCTCAGCCAAGACCGGCTGCTGTGTGCCTCCTTGCCTATCAGCCAGGGAGACTGTGAAGAGCGAGGCTGCTGCTATGACCCTAGGGACAGGGTGAAGCCTTGTTACTTTGGTAACACAG ATGGATAA
- the LOC141744900 gene encoding zona pellucida sperm-binding protein 4-like isoform X2, whose protein sequence is MGVAGQSRAAFGAVLFWGFLGPLVWVVGAQGSVFSDPTLLVCGQESLQFTLPPGWEGNASFVLTTWDTEGEAHVLQNDSECGLLVSGTPDGSRKVLVSYTGCYVFEWDGNYLMLVGLEGTDDAGQKVLHEEKLLRCPVDLPALDAPSSGVCSAVLSQDRLLCASLPISQGDCEERGCCYDPRDRVKPCYFGNTGMRTGSPGGW, encoded by the exons ATGGGTGTTGCAGGGCAGTCTAGGGCTGCATTTGGAGCTGTGCTCTTCTGGGGCTTTCTTGGTCCCCTTGTTTGGGTTGTGGGGGCTCAGGGTAGTGTTTTTTCTGATCCCACCCTGCTGgtttgtggccaagaaagcctgCAGTTCACCTTAcctccaggctgggaagggaacgCTTCCTTTGTGCTGACTACTTGGG ATACCGAGGGGGAGGCACACGTTCTGCAGAATGACTCTGAGTGTGGGCTCTTGGTATCTGGGACTCCAGATGGCTCCAGGAAAGTATTGGTCTCCTATACTGGCTGTTATGTCTTTGAATGG GATGGCAATTACCTCATGCTGGTTGGGCTTGAAGGAACAGACGATGCTGGACAAAAGGTTCTTCATGAAGAGAAGCTGCTCAGGTGCCCTGTGGACCTTCCTG CCCTGGATGCTCCAAGCAGTGGTGTCTGTTCTGCTGTCCTCAGCCAAGACCGGCTGCTGTGTGCCTCCTTGCCTATCAGCCAGGGAGACTGTGAAGAGCGAGGCTGCTGCTATGACCCTAGGGACAGGGTGAAGCCTTGTTACTTTGGTAACACAG GCATGCGCACAGGCTCTCCTGGAGGGTGGTGA
- the LOC141744900 gene encoding zona pellucida sperm-binding protein 4-like isoform X4 translates to MGVAGQSRAAFGAVLFWGFLGPLVWVVGAQGSVFSDPTLLVCGQESLQFTLPPGWEGNASFVLTTWDTEGEAHVLQNDSECGLLVSGTPDGSRKVLVSYTGCYVFEWDGNYLMLVGLEGTDDAGQKVLHEEKLLRCPVDLPALDAPSSGVCSAVLSQDRLLCASLPISQGDCEERGCCYDPRDRVKPCYFGNTGDKKYLRK, encoded by the exons ATGGGTGTTGCAGGGCAGTCTAGGGCTGCATTTGGAGCTGTGCTCTTCTGGGGCTTTCTTGGTCCCCTTGTTTGGGTTGTGGGGGCTCAGGGTAGTGTTTTTTCTGATCCCACCCTGCTGgtttgtggccaagaaagcctgCAGTTCACCTTAcctccaggctgggaagggaacgCTTCCTTTGTGCTGACTACTTGGG ATACCGAGGGGGAGGCACACGTTCTGCAGAATGACTCTGAGTGTGGGCTCTTGGTATCTGGGACTCCAGATGGCTCCAGGAAAGTATTGGTCTCCTATACTGGCTGTTATGTCTTTGAATGG GATGGCAATTACCTCATGCTGGTTGGGCTTGAAGGAACAGACGATGCTGGACAAAAGGTTCTTCATGAAGAGAAGCTGCTCAGGTGCCCTGTGGACCTTCCTG CCCTGGATGCTCCAAGCAGTGGTGTCTGTTCTGCTGTCCTCAGCCAAGACCGGCTGCTGTGTGCCTCCTTGCCTATCAGCCAGGGAGACTGTGAAGAGCGAGGCTGCTGCTATGACCCTAGGGACAGGGTGAAGCCTTGTTACTTTGGTAACACAG GGGACAAGAAATACCTACGTAAATGA
- the LOC141744900 gene encoding zona pellucida sperm-binding protein 4-like isoform X3 — MGVAGQSRAAFGAVLFWGFLGPLVWVVGAQGSVFSDPTLLVCGQESLQFTLPPGWEGNASFVLTTWDTEGEAHVLQNDSECGLLVSGTPDGSRKVLVSYTGCYVFEWDGNYLMLVGLEGTDDAGQKVLHEEKLLRCPVDLPALDAPSSGVCSAVLSQDRLLCASLPISQGDCEERGCCYDPRDRVKPCYFGNTVLTRSPSTL, encoded by the exons ATGGGTGTTGCAGGGCAGTCTAGGGCTGCATTTGGAGCTGTGCTCTTCTGGGGCTTTCTTGGTCCCCTTGTTTGGGTTGTGGGGGCTCAGGGTAGTGTTTTTTCTGATCCCACCCTGCTGgtttgtggccaagaaagcctgCAGTTCACCTTAcctccaggctgggaagggaacgCTTCCTTTGTGCTGACTACTTGGG ATACCGAGGGGGAGGCACACGTTCTGCAGAATGACTCTGAGTGTGGGCTCTTGGTATCTGGGACTCCAGATGGCTCCAGGAAAGTATTGGTCTCCTATACTGGCTGTTATGTCTTTGAATGG GATGGCAATTACCTCATGCTGGTTGGGCTTGAAGGAACAGACGATGCTGGACAAAAGGTTCTTCATGAAGAGAAGCTGCTCAGGTGCCCTGTGGACCTTCCTG CCCTGGATGCTCCAAGCAGTGGTGTCTGTTCTGCTGTCCTCAGCCAAGACCGGCTGCTGTGTGCCTCCTTGCCTATCAGCCAGGGAGACTGTGAAGAGCGAGGCTGCTGCTATGACCCTAGGGACAGGGTGAAGCCTTGTTACTTTGGTAACACAG TACTCACAAGGTCTCCGAGTACCTTGTGA
- the LOC141744900 gene encoding zona pellucida sperm-binding protein 4-like isoform X1, which translates to MGVAGQSRAAFGAVLFWGFLGPLVWVVGAQGSVFSDPTLLVCGQESLQFTLPPGWEGNASFVLTTWDTEGEAHVLQNDSECGLLVSGTPDGSRKVLVSYTGCYVFEWDGNYLMLVGLEGTDDAGQKVLHEEKLLRCPVDLPALDAPSSGVCSAVLSQDRLLCASLPISQGDCEERGCCYDPRDRVKPCYFGNTGSQPPLGIRLLQRGVFHRLQVDMCSTMNLHGLQGRQPASPWSSPRAAGESLLQRLEHLLPSFFTDLGICRAVSLTYSHSSLQLQLLGCFFPPFLNMLSQRCYHRH; encoded by the exons ATGGGTGTTGCAGGGCAGTCTAGGGCTGCATTTGGAGCTGTGCTCTTCTGGGGCTTTCTTGGTCCCCTTGTTTGGGTTGTGGGGGCTCAGGGTAGTGTTTTTTCTGATCCCACCCTGCTGgtttgtggccaagaaagcctgCAGTTCACCTTAcctccaggctgggaagggaacgCTTCCTTTGTGCTGACTACTTGGG ATACCGAGGGGGAGGCACACGTTCTGCAGAATGACTCTGAGTGTGGGCTCTTGGTATCTGGGACTCCAGATGGCTCCAGGAAAGTATTGGTCTCCTATACTGGCTGTTATGTCTTTGAATGG GATGGCAATTACCTCATGCTGGTTGGGCTTGAAGGAACAGACGATGCTGGACAAAAGGTTCTTCATGAAGAGAAGCTGCTCAGGTGCCCTGTGGACCTTCCTG CCCTGGATGCTCCAAGCAGTGGTGTCTGTTCTGCTGTCCTCAGCCAAGACCGGCTGCTGTGTGCCTCCTTGCCTATCAGCCAGGGAGACTGTGAAGAGCGAGGCTGCTGCTATGACCCTAGGGACAGGGTGAAGCCTTGTTACTTTGGTAACACAG ggtcacagcctcctttgggcatccgcctgctccagcgtggggtcttccacaggctgcaggtggatatgtgCTCCACCATGAACCTCCATGGTCTGCAAGGgcgacagcctgcctcaccatggtcttcaccacgggctgcaggggaatccctgctacagcgcctggagcacctcctcccctccttcttcactgaccttggcatctgcagagctgtttctctcacatattctcactcctctctccagctgcagttgctgggctgtttttttccccccttcttaaatatgttatcccagaggtgctaccaccgtcactga